A single Ctenopharyngodon idella isolate HZGC_01 chromosome 22, HZGC01, whole genome shotgun sequence DNA region contains:
- the ncoa6 gene encoding nuclear receptor coactivator 6, translating to MAHQHGSSDLSQDARSPRAASLTDHDSGVEDGDDGSHSPTTNSTIYVAFKGNMNDEDFKEKLDTILNRMPDMLLLGTNKLKPKRVEPWNSVRVTFNIPREAAERLRLLAQNNQQQLRELGILSVQIEGEGAINVAVGQNRSQEVRVNGPLGAPGQMRMDVGFPMQQGQAGMRMNNPSVSMMPPGANMAPQGMVPNSGGQMQPRAPRPPSQTDPMDPMLALQQQQQQLQHTQVGHGPIGNLGPQGHHIQAMQANRQLNPAALQQLQQQQHQQQQVQLAQLSGARGPFNPSNQMPVPPGWNQLPSGVLQPPPVQGPMGPGWRKAPPQPQMGQRQPSLASVQTPNHPPPPYPFGSQQAGQVFNAMTPLQLQQQQQQQQTGANQFATPQPKGPQGAPGVVVSRAPPPLPPPSATQGNLAAKSPGSSSSPFQQGSPGTPPMMGQGQGQLGPRPTTPQGFPQGVGSPGRAVMGQQGNIQPGFMGIPQHGQVPQGGMGGMPKRMPMGFPNAPVNHNFAQGQVTTTGAGSTPQLQNNQSVSNTGVQSSASAPNHMQSNPLQGAGMIQHTSMPAQPPGTTSGGSMGQPQQGLQTQMMGVPQTQHQTQAVVSSQSQMVQSQTGGQTVLSRPVNTGQRGMTPPKQMMPPQGQGIMQNQNQHSGGQGHQALLLQQQQQQQQQQQQQQQQQQQQQQQQQQNAMMEHIVASQIQSNKQAFGPKGQPGVMSGQMMRGPSPNIQSNLPQFQPQMGQQQMTQQQHQQQQQQLAHLQQQQQLQQQQLQQQQLQQQQLQLQHQQPQQSQMQQQQLQQQPQLQQQPHQQMVQQQSQQIPINGNPNQALGIHGSQMRLPGNHHLVQQQLQQKQQQQQVMLQQQQAGQQHQHQLGDSSGNSDISQQMVPDLQNQQQQQGMLGGPQHLQVGNGHFPGHGMSFNPQFAGQMPIGGPCGQAGGFPVNKDVTLTSPLLVNLLQSDISASQFGPGGKQGTGGVAANQAKPKKKKPPRKKKPKAGEGQQSADGLCGLDSVPHGMEEVEMQGLGSDQGAGLDSNAKHSEFANRPGLPGQSGDQRVLQQMPMQFMPPQQQQQMQQMQQQQQMQQQQQLQQQQQQQMQQMQQQQMQQQQMQQQHQQIQQQQMQQQQMQSMQGPQGQAGTSQGTHHVQTQIHSQQSMQMQQQQQPPQHLQQQLQSQPQQQQQQTQQHSSNNISSSSNNNK from the exons ATGGCGCATCAGCACGGCTCGTCTGACCTCTCCCAGGATGCTCGATCACCTCGAGCCGCCTCACTCACGGATCACGACTCCGGAGTGGAAGATGGAGACGATGGCTCCCACAGCCCTACCACAAACTCCACAATCTATGTTGCTTTCAAAGGGAACATGAATGATGAGGACTTTAAGGAGAAGCTGGATACCATCTTAAACAGGATGCCTGATATGCTCTTACTAG GTACTAACAAGCTCAAACCCAAGCGTGTGGAGCCGTGGAACAGCGTGCGTGTCACTTTCAACATCCCCAGAGAGGCAGCCGAGCGACTGCGCCTCCTGGCTCAAAACAACCAGCAGCAGCTGCGGGAACTGGGCATCCTCTCTGTGCAGATTGAAG GTGAAGGTGCTATCAACGTTGCGGTTGGACAGAACCGAAGTCAAGAAGTAAGGGTTAATGGTCCCCTTGGTGCACCTGGTCAGATGAGAATGGATGTTGGCTTCCCCATGCAGCAGGGCCAGG CTGGAATGCGAATGAATAACCCTTCGGTATCCATGATGCCCCCTGGGGCTAATATGGCACCACAGGGAATGGTACCGAATAGTGGTGGACAGATGCAGCCAAGAGCACCAAGACCACCTTCACAGACAG ACCCAATGGATCCCATGCTGGCCTTacagcaacagcaacaacaactcCAGCATACTCAAGTGGGACATGGTCCAATCGGCAACTTAGGCCCACAGGGACATCACATACAAGCCATGCAGGCAAATCGACAGTTAAATCCAGCAGCCCTACAGCAACTTCAGCAACAGCAGCACCAGCAACAGCAGGTTCAGCTGGCTCAACTAAGTGGTGCACGTGGTCCTTTCAACCCCTCTAACCAGATGCCTGTACCTCCTGGCTGGAACCAGTTGCCCTCTGGTGTTCTCCAACCACCACCTGTCCAGGGTCCTATGGGACCAGGTTGGAGAAAAGCCCCCCCACAGCCACAAATGGGGCAGCGTCAACCCTCTTTGGCATCGGTTCAGACACCCAATCATCCACCACCACCATATCCATTTGGAAGCCAGCAGGCTGGACAGGTTTTTAATGCAATGACACCGCTTCAGttgcaacaacaacagcagcagcagcagacaggggcaaaccAGTTTGCAACCCCTCAGCCCAAAGGCCCTCAAGGAGCACCAGGTGTAGTTGTCTCAAGGGCACCTCCTCCTCTGCCTCCTCCTTCTGCCACACAAGGCAATCTTGCAGCTAAGTCCCCTGGTTCCTCGTCATCTCCTTTCCAACAGGGCTCACCTGGAACTCCTCCAATGATGGGACAAGGACAGGGGCAACTTGGTCCACGTCCCACAACCCCCCAGGGGTTCCCACAGGGTGTTGGATCTCCAGGTAGAGCTGTGATGGGCCAGCAAGGAAACATTCAGCCAGGCTTTATGGGCATTCCACAACATGGACAGGTCCCTCAAGGTGGTATGGGAG gtatGCCCAAACGAATGCCAATGGGGTTCCCAAATGCTCCTGTTAATCATAACTTTGCACAAGGACAGGTTACTACCACTGGAGCAGGTAGTACACCCCAATTACAAAATAATCAGAGCGTTTCGAACACTG GTGTCCAGTCTTCAGCCTCAGCGCCAAACCACATGCAGTCAAATCCCCTTCAAGGTGCTGGAATGATCCAACACACTAGCATGCCAGCCCAACCCCCAGGCACCACCTCAGGTGGTAGTATGGGGCAACCTCAGCAAGGTCTTCAAACTCAAATGATGGGTGTACCGCAGACCCAACATCAAACACAGGCAGTAGTTTCCTCACAAAGTCAAATGGTACAAAGCCAAACAGGGGGCCAGACTGTCCTGTCTAGGCCAGTGAATACCGGGCAACGAGGAATGACCCCTCCTAAGCAAATGATGCCACCACAGGGTCAAGGGATCATGCAGAACCAAAACCAACACAGTGGAGGACAGGGACATCAGGCATTAttgctgcagcagcagcaacaacagcagcagcagcaacaacaacaacaacaacaacaacagcagcagcagcagcaacaacagcaaAATGCTATGATGGAACACATTGTAGCTAGTCAGATACAGAGTAACAAGCAGGCCTTTGGCCCAAAAGGTCAGCCTGGGGTAATGTCAGGCCAGATGATGAGAGGTCCTTCACCCAATATTCAAAGTAATTTGCCACAGTTTCAACCTCAGATGGGCCAGCAACAGATGACTCAGCAACAGcatcagcaacaacaacaacaattggCTCAtttgcaacaacagcagcaattaCAGCAACAGCAGCTACAGCAACAACAATTACAACAGCAGCAACTACAACTGCAACACCAACAGCCACAACAGTCACAAATGCAACAACAGCAGCTACAGCAGCAACCCCAGCTACAGCAGCAACCCCATCAGCAAATGGTACAACAACAGTCTCAACAAATTCCAATAAATGGCAACCCCAACCAAGCATTGGGAATTCATGGATCTCAAATGCGACTTCCAGGAAATCACCATTTAGTACAACAACAGCTTCAGCAAAAGCAACAGCAACAGCAGGTGATGCTGCAGCAGCAACAGGCTGGTCAGCAACATCAACATCAGCTTGGAGATAGTAGTGGAAACTCTGATATCAGCCAACAGATGGTTCCAGACCTGCAGAATCAGCAACAACAGCAGGGTATGTTGGGGGGTCCTCAACATTTACAGGTTGGCAATGGCCATTTTCCTGGTCATGGCATGTCCTTCAATCCTCAGTTTGCTGGTCAGATGCCAATAGGAGGCCCATGTGGGCAAGCAGGTGGATTTCCAGTAAACAAGGATGTGACATTAACCAGTCCCTTGTTAGTAAATCTTCTCCAAAGTGATATTTCTGCCAGCCAGTTTGGTCCTGGTGGGAAGCAAGGAACAGGTGGGGTTGCTGCTAACCAGGCTAAGcctaaaaagaaaaaacctcCACGTAAGAAAAAACCAAAAGCAGGAGAAGGACAACAGTCTGCTGATGGTCTGTG TGGTCTGGATTCAGTACCCCATGGAATGGAGGAAGTAGAGATGCAAGGGCTGGGTAGTGATCAAGGGGCTGGCCTTGACTCTAACGCCAAACATTCTGAATTCGCAAATCGACCAG gTCTGCCTGGTCAGTCTGGAGATCAAAGGGTATTACAGCAAATGCCAATGCAGTTTATGCCCCCACAACAGCAGCAACAGATGCAGCAaatgcaacaacagcagcaaatgcaacagcagcagcagttacaacaacagcagcagcaacagatGCAACAGATGCAGCAGCAACAGATGCAACAGCAGCAGATGCAACAACAGCATCAACAAATTCAACAGCAGCAAATGCAACAGCAACAAATGCAGAGTATGCAGGGTCCTCAAGGTCAAGCTGGAACATCACAAGGAACCCATCATGTCCAGACCCAGATTCATTCACAACAGTCAATGCAGatgcagcaacaacaacagccACCACAACACCTCCAACAACAACTGCAGTCACAGccacaacagcagcaacaacagaCACAGCAGCACAGCAGCAacaacatcagcagcagcagcaacaacaacaaatga